A DNA window from Lutra lutra chromosome 8, mLutLut1.2, whole genome shotgun sequence contains the following coding sequences:
- the PHC1 gene encoding polyhomeotic-like protein 1 isoform X2, with translation METESEQNSNSTNGSSSSGGSSRPQIAQMSLYERQAVQALQALQRQPNAAQYFHQFMLQQQLSNAQLHSLAAVQQATIAASRQASSPNTSTAQQQTTTTQASINLATTSAAQLISRSQSVSSPSATTLTQSVLLGNTTSPPLNQSQAQMYLRPQLGNLLQVNRTLGRNVPLASQLILMPNGAVAAVQQEVPSAPSPGVHTDADQVQNLAVRNQQASAQGPQMQGSTQKAIPPGASPVSSLSQASSQALAVAQASSGASGQSLNLSQAGTGSGSSIPGSMGPGGGGQAPGGLGPLPSSGMGGGGSCPRKGTGVVQPLPAAQTVTVSQGSQTEAESAAAKKAEADGAGQQNVGMNLTRTATPAPSQTLISSATYTQIQPHSLIQQQQQIHLQQKQVVIQQQIAIHHQQQFQHRQSQLLHTATHLQLAQQQQQQQQPPPPPPAATLTAPQPPQVPPTQQVPPSQSQQQAQTLVVQPMLQSSPLSLPPDPTPKPPIPIQSKPPVAPIKPPQLGAAKMSATQQPPPHIPVQVVGTRQPGTAQAQALGLAQLAAAVPTSRGMPNTVQPSQAHLASSPPSSQPAGALQECPPTLASGMSLAPVQGTAHVVKGGATTSSPVVAQVPAAFYMQSVHLPSKPQTLAVKRKAESEEERDDVSTLGSMLPAKASPVAESPKAMEEKSSLGEKAEPVTGVNASTPSSELVALAPAPAAPPPTLAMVSRQMGDSKPPQAIVKPQILTHIIEGFVIQEGAEPFPVGCSQLLKESEKPLQTGLPTGLNENQSGGPLGGDSPSAELDKAANLLKCEYCGKYAPAEQFRGSKRFCSMTCAKRYNVSCSHQFRLKRKKMKEFQEANYARVRRRGPRRSSSDIARAKIQGKRHRGQEDSSRGSDNSSYDEALSPTSPGPLSVRTGHGERDLGNPNTAPPTPELHGINPVFLSSNPSRWSVEEVYEFIASLQGCQEIAEEFRSQEIDGQALLLLKEEHLMSAMNIKLGPALKICAKINVLKET, from the exons ATGGAGACTGAGAGTGAGCAGAACTCCAATTCCACCAATGGGAGCTCCAGCTCTGGGGGCAGCTCTCGGCCCCAGATAGCTCAGATGTCACTGTATGAACGGCAGGCGGTGCAG gCTCTGCAGGCACTGCAGCGTCAGCCCAACGCGGCTCAGTATTTCCACCAGTTCATGCTCCAGCAGCAGCTCAGCAATGCCCAGCTGCATAGTCTGGCTGCGGTCCAGCAG GCCACGATTGCTGCCAGTCGGCAGGCCAGCTCCCCAAACACCAGCACTGCCCAGCAGCAGACTACCACCACCCAGGCCTCA ATCAATCTGGCCACCACGTCGGCCGCCCAGCTCATCAGCCGATCGCAGAGTGTGAGCTCTCCCAGTGCTACCACTTTGACCCAATCTGTGCTACTGGGGAacaccacctccccacctctcaaCCAGTCCCAGGCCCAGATGTATCTACGG CCACAGCTGGGAAACCTATTGCAGGTAAACCGGACCCTGGGCCGGAATGTGCCTCTAGCCTCCCAACTCATCCTGATGCCTAACGGGGCGGTGGCTGCAGTCCAGCAGGAGGTGCCATCTGCTCCATCTCCGGGAGTTCATACAGATGCAGATCAG GTGCAGAATTTGGCAGTGAGGAACCAACAGGCCTCAGCCCAAGGACCCCAAATGCAAGGCTCTACTCAGAAGGCCATTCCTCCTGGAGCCTCCCCTGTCTCTAGCCTCTCCCAGGCCTCTAGCCAAGCCCTCGCTGTGGCTCAGGCTTCCTCTGGGGCCTCAGGCCAGTCCCTCAACCTCAGTCAAGCTGGCACAGGCAGTGGGAGTAGCATCCCAGGGTCCATGGGGCCAGGTGGTGGTGGCCAGGCACCTGGGGGCTTGGGTCCATTGCCTTCCTCAggaatgggtgggggtgggagctgtCCCAGGAAGGGCACAGGAGTGGTGCAGCCCTTGCCTGCAGCCCAAACAGTGACTGTGAGTCAGGGAAGCCAGACAGAAGCAGAAAGTGCAGCGGCCAAGAAGGCAGAAGCAGATGGGGCTGGTCAGCAGAATGTGGGCATGAACCTGACACGGACAGCTACACCTGCTCCCAGCCAGACCCTTATTAGCTCAG CCACCTACACGCAGATCCAGCCCCACTCCCTGATTCAGCAACAGCAGCAGATCCACCTCCAGCAGAAACAGGTGGTGATCCAGCAGCAGATCGCCATCCATCACCAGCAGCAGTTCCAGCACCGGCAGTCCCAGCTCCTCCACACAGCCACACACCTCCAGCTggctcagcagcagcagcagcagcagcagccgccgcccccgcccccagctgccACCCTCACTGCCCCTCAGCCACCGCAGGTCCCACCTACTCAGCAGGTCCCTCCTTCCCAGTCCCAGCAGCAAGCCCAGACCCTGGTTGTTCAACCCATGCTTCAGTCTTCACCCTTGTCCCTCCCACCTGACCCAACCCCCAAGCCACCCATCCCCATTCAGTCCAAACCACCTGTAGCACCTATCAAGCCTCCTCAGTTAGGCGCTGCTAAGATGTCAGCTACCCAGCAACCACCACCCCATATCCCTGTGCAAGTGGTGGGCACCCGGCAGCCTGGGACGGCCCAGGCACAGGCTCTGGGGTTGGCACAGCTGGCCGCTGCTGTCCCTACTTCCCGGGGCATGCCCAATACAGTGCAGCCCAGTCAGGCCCATTTGGCCTCCTCGCCACCTTCATCCCAGCCTGCCGGGGCCCTGCAAGAGTGCCCTCCCACGCTGGCGTCTGGGATGAGCCTCGCTCCTGTGCAGGGGACAGCGCATGTGGTAAAGGGTGGGGCTACGACCTCCTCACCTGTTGTGGCCCAGGTACCTGCTGCCTTCTACATGCAGTCTGTGCACCTGCCG AGCAAACCCCAGACATTGGCTGTCAAACGCAAGGCAGAGtctgaggaggagagagatgatGTCTCCACATTGGGTTCAATGCTTCCTGCCAAGGCATCTCCAGTAGCCGAAAGCCCAAAGGCCATGGAGGAGAAGAGCAGTCTTGGAG AGAAAGCTGAACCGGTGACTGGTGTGAATGCTAGTACTCCAAGCAGTGAACTAGTAGCCTTGGCTCCTGCCCCAGCTGCGCCCCCCCCTACACTAGCCATGGTGTCCAGACAAATGGGTGACTCAAAACCCCCACAGGCCATCGTGAAGCCCCAGATTCTCACCCACATCATTGAAGGCTTCGTTATCCAGGAAGGAGCAGAGCCTTTCCCG GTGGGTTGTTCTCAGTTACTGAAAGAGTCTGAGAAGCCACTACAGACTGGCCTGCCTACAGGGCTGAATGAGAATCAGTCAGGGGGCCCCTTGGGAGGGGACAGCCCATCTGCTG AGCTAGATAAGGCGGCGAACCTCCTGAAGTGTGAGTACTGCGGGAAGTATGCTCCTGCTGAGCAGTTTCGAGGCTCCAAGAGGTTCTGCTCAATGACCTGCGCTAAGAG GTATAATGTGAGCTGTAGTCACCAGTTCCggctgaagaggaaaaaaatgaaagagttcCAAGAAGCCAACTATGCTCGCGTTCGTCGGCGGGGACCCCGCCGCAGCTCCTCGGACATCGCTCGTGCCAAGATCCAGGGCAAGCGCCACCGG GGTCAAGAGGACTCTAGCCGGGGTTCAGATAATTCCAGTTACGATGAAGCACTCTCTCCAACATCTCCTGGGCCTTTATCTGTGCGAACTGGGCATGGAGAACGTGACCTGGGGAACCCCAATACGGCGCCACCGACACCAGAATTACATGGCATCAACCCTGTGTTCCTGTCCAGCAATCCCAGCCGTTGGAGTGTAGAAGAAGTGTATGAGTTTATCGCTTCTCTACAAG